A DNA window from Hordeum vulgare subsp. vulgare chromosome 1H, MorexV3_pseudomolecules_assembly, whole genome shotgun sequence contains the following coding sequences:
- the LOC123442203 gene encoding protein PALE CRESS, chloroplastic, with product MAAAAPALPTFLRPRPPPPFPSSTPPLRRRRPPPSRLRPARPAAPLSPVSAVEKAKGAAAAADEAQLEGMPSEFYDEEWQANQRERTKEWHAYRQKEEAEEEAKSSEYREIGMRMKAYPQEEVCKARVLVSSFIRAGEDVEKVIEKAAERGELTELVLMVIWNRLDVARRDDEKDAIRSLDLLYRRVETEILRSEATPAMRLLDELLNIHDGSDDDKWLKACRKHMIEVFPREDPFTMVFPPGFDMKKHDGQIKLPPQDDDVLLRVDFVREIDELLKEVQAEHDKNKLQTGYDPESVAAMLKQQEKLRTIRQVEALLELAATLKW from the exons ATGGCCGCCGCGGCGCCCGCGCTTCCCACCTTCCTCCGGCCGCGGCCGCCCCCGCCTTTCCCCTCCTCCACGCCgcctctccgccgccgccgcccgcctccgTCTCGTCTGCGCCCTGCCCGGCCCGCCGCGCCCCTCTCCCCCGTCTCAG CCGTGGAGAAGGCCAAGGGTGCCGCTGCGGCCGCCGACGAGGCCCAGCTGGAGGGGATGCCCTCCGAGTTCTACGACGAG GAGTGGCAAGCCAATCAGCGGGAGAGGACTAAGGAATGGCACGCATATCGTCAGAAAGAGGAAGCTGAGGAGGAAGCTAAATCAAGTGAATACCGAGAGATTGGGATGCGTATGAAAGCATACCCACAGGAAGAAGTCTGTAAAGCTAGGGTTTTAGTTTCAAGTTTCATAAGAGCCGGGGAAGATGTTGAAAAG GTAATTGAgaaggctgctgaaagaggagagcTTACGGAACTTGTTCTTATGGTCATTTGGAATCGACTTGATGTTGCTCGGCGTGAT GATGAGAAGGACGCCATCAGAAGCCTTGATCTCTTGTACAGAAGGGTAGAG ACTGAGATTTTAAGAAGTGAAGCAACTCCCGCCATGAGATTACTTGATGAACTTCTGAATATTCATGATGGCTCTGACGATGACAAATGGCTAAAGGCATGTAGAAAGCACATGATTGAAGTTTTTCCAAGAGAGGACCCATTCACCATGGTCTTTCCTCCTGGGTTCGACATGAAGAAA catgatgggCAGATCAAGCTGCCTCCCCAGGATGATGATGTGCTTCTGAGAGTTGACTTTGTCAGGGAAATCGACGAGCTGCTGAAAGAAGTTCAAGCCGAGCACGATAAGAATAAGCTGCAAACTGGATACGACCCGGAGTCTGTGGCGGCCATGTTGAAACAGCAAGAGAAGCTGCGGACTATACGTCAAGTGGAAGCTCTCTTGGAGTTGGCAGCCACCCTGAAATGGTGA
- the LOC123400000 gene encoding uncharacterized protein LOC123400000, whose protein sequence is MATILENMQKARFLPTGPLRDDLPTTFQGEGGKEGEGHLMGMRKRLSSFSGKIQPISFASAKWVIRRTRSAPSIAVGFAGGPLKRWWDWGVGWLLSKKLGFVGDLEMNEEEAADR, encoded by the coding sequence ATGGCCACCATCCTGGAGAACATGCAGAAGGCGAGGTTCCTGCCGACGGGGCCGCTGAGGGACGACCTGCCCACCACCTTCCAGGGCGAGGGCGGCAAGGAGGGGGAGGGCCACCTCATGGGCATGCGAAAGCGCCTCTCTAGCTTCTCCGGCAAGATCCAACCCATCTCCTTCGCGTCCGCCAAGTGGGTGATCCGTCGCACCCGGTCCGCGCCGTCGATTGCCGTCGGGTTCGCCGGCGGCCCGCTCAAGCGCTGGTGGGACTGGGGTGTCGGCTGGCTGCTCTCCAAGAAGCTCGGCTTCGTCGGCGACCTGGAGATGaacgaggaggaggcggcagaccgcTGA